From Maniola jurtina chromosome 7, ilManJurt1.1, whole genome shotgun sequence:
AAATGTTTTATCAGAACGATGTTTAGTCCACATAAAATCAAAACATTCCTCTTTCAATACGACTGTATCTTGTTTAGTTTTGCCTAAGCTTACAGGTCAACTGCCTAAGATTGCCTTCGATATTACAAGATTGAATATTTCCAAGTTTCAGCTGGCGGATCCAACATTTAACATTCCCTCTGACATTGATGTTATTCTGGGCGCAGAGCTGTTCTGGTGTATCATTGGCACTGAACAGCATTCTCTTGGTGAGCACTACCCTATTTTGCGTAGCTCCAAGTTAGGATGGCTAATAGCCGGTCCTATAGGCCCTAGTAAAAAGGCACATAAATCGAAGCCTGCTCAAGAAACTTCTTGCAACTTAGTTAGTTGCGACTCAGATTTATCTAACGAAATTACCAAATTTTGGGAACTTGAGAAAGTGCCTATAAAGACCATCTATACAGAAGAGGAACGTCTTTGCGAACAGCATTTTCTCCAAAACACTTACCGCTGTGATGATGGCTATTTTTGCGTAAGAATCCCGCTTCGTTGTGACAAGGATTGTTTAGGGAATTCTTATGCATTGGCAGGAAGAAGTATTTTTAACCTTGAAGGGCGCTTCAATAAACAGCCTTTACTCAAGCAATCATATGTAGAATTCATGAGGGAGTATGCAGACCTTAAGCATTTATCTGTGTACGACAAACCCCTATCAGAATCTTCATTTTATCTGCCTCATCATCCAGTTCTTCTAAAACTAACCAGGAAATCGACTATCACTGAAATTTCTGAACTTAATTCCCATGCCCCTACATCACAGAACCCAGCTTATTTAGTTTCACGTGGTGTGCAGCCCTCTTGCGTGAATCAATGTGAGTTATGGTGGCATGGAACAAATTACCTTTTAGAACCAGAAGCGTCTTGGCCCGCACAAGAACATAGAATTAAAAACCTACCTGAAATCAAAGCACTCGCAGTGGAGGCCCAGGAACCTTTCTTTGATTTAACTAGAATTTCAAGATTTCCTATTTTACAACGCATTTATGCCTGGGTGCTTCGATGTATCAATGACGTAAGAAAGTCCAAAAATAGGTTGACTGGTCTATTGCGATCTTCCGAACTTGATAATTCTATGTGTGCTCCAGTGAAGATTTCACAAGGTCAGTCTTTTGCAAACGAATTGACACTTTTGTCTAGCAATAAGCAGTTTAAAGCAAGTTCACTTCTGTCTTCATTGGACACCGTTATTGATGCAAAGGGTATACTCCGCGTAGGTGGCCGTCTTTCTATGTTCGATTTTAATTACGACAAAAAATgtccaattttattatatgctgACAGTCATCTaactaagattttattttataacgagCGTGATCGTCTAAAATCTGGGGAGTTTCAAGACTCTGTACAAAACTTTGTATCCAAACAGAATATTGAGTTTGAGTTCTCCCTCGTATACGCTCTTAACTTCAGTGGTTTGTGGGAGGCCGGCACAAAGGcaaccaaatttcatccaaaaagAGTAATGTGCACATCCAACTTAACTTTCGAGGAATTATCTTCATTGTTTGCACAGGTTGAGTCAATCCTCAACAGCCGGCTCCTCTGTCCTCTCAGTCCTTCCCCCAATGATCTCCAGTGTCTCACACACGGACACTTTCTGATTAGCAGGCCACTCATGTCCTTGCCGAGTCCACCTCTACTGGAAATCAACACCAACCGACTCGACCGATTTCAACGGCTGGAGCAGGCGCGCCAGCACTTTTGGAAGCGATGGGCTAACGAGTATGTGGCCGAACTACAAAAGCGCACGAAGTGGCGCACAAGGTGTACAACATTGAAGGTACACGACCTAGTTTTGCTGAAGGAGCCAAGCGCGCCTCCGCTCTGCTGGCGCCTTAGCAGAGTGACACAACTGCATCCCGGCGCTGATGACGTGCCCCGCGTTGCAGACATCTCCACCGCTCAGGGCATTGTGCGACGGGCCCTTAATCGGATCTGCCTGTTGCCAACTT
This genomic window contains:
- the LOC123866754 gene encoding uncharacterized protein LOC123866754; protein product: MSLNEQSLDTNLRELSAKRSSFKGRLTKFKNNLDVLSSCKSISPVEVSKLSIKLSRFETLFTDFDELQTQIEVLNVENLDAELNIRETIEQDFCYCIATAQQLIDTNSTPKKQNNSSHSCHDHDKCDGLLGFKLPTIKISNFDGSYYKWLEFKDIFVSLVHDNTRIKDIHKFYYLNSYLEGEAARVISNLEVSDKNYSKAWQLLCERYDNKRQLINNHLKALLSVDTVRETEKSFRFIIDHVTKNLRALHTLGLPTESWDMLIIFLISQKLDPTTSLKWEESRSSLKDIPTLDDFYQFLKNRADVFETIKGKRRSSTEPSPKGKREFTKSFSATSSPSKSKFNFVCPVCEGKHRIYECLTFKNKSPEDRSALVSSLNLCRNCLRKGHSVEQCRLPGGGCKTCNQRHNSLIHVNVSESEEEPALETVTMSSTSVTEVLLCTALVDMFNPSTNEKVTVRALLDSGSQSSFLTTAVKQSLGLPSQKIDTKIIGIGDTKLNVLSERCLVHIKSKHSSFNTTVSCLVLPKLTGQLPKIAFDITRLNISKFQLADPTFNIPSDIDVILGAELFWCIIGTEQHSLGEHYPILRSSKLGWLIAGPIGPSKKAHKSKPAQETSCNLVSCDSDLSNEITKFWELEKVPIKTIYTEEERLCEQHFLQNTYRCDDGYFCVRIPLRCDKDCLGNSYALAGRSIFNLEGRFNKQPLLKQSYVEFMREYADLKHLSVYDKPLSESSFYLPHHPVLLKLTRKSTITEISELNSHAPTSQNPAYLVSRGVQPSCVNQCELWWHGTNYLLEPEASWPAQEHRIKNLPEIKALAVEAQEPFFDLTRISRFPILQRIYAWVLRCINDVRKSKNRLTGLLRSSELDNSMCAPVKISQGQSFANELTLLSSNKQFKASSLLSSLDTVIDAKGILRVGGRLSMFDFNYDKKCPILLYADSHLTKILFYNERDRLKSGEFQDSVQNFVSKQNIEFEFSLVYALNFSGLWEAGTKATKFHPKRVMCTSNLTFEELSSLFAQATHVLAESTSTGNQHQPTRPISTAGAGAPALLEAMG